One Calliopsis andreniformis isolate RMS-2024a chromosome 9, iyCalAndr_principal, whole genome shotgun sequence genomic window carries:
- the Cul2 gene encoding cullin 2, giving the protein MSLKPKRVDFQKTWNLLEETVKGVITLSNVPRATWNERFSDVYSLCVAYPEPLADQLYNKTKKFLDNHVFQLLMTVYAQGESGLLQAYHRAWTQYSQGINYLHCLYLYLNQQHIKKQKLSEAELIYGMSSTMNADYQEQMEIGELGLDIWKKRMIVPLKKQLVSQLLESIHADRVGEAEKASTEVICGVIQSFVRVGEYKLVGQLDMYQEMFETPFLEASAEFYTRQALQLRQQSDITHYMERVTSQLIQEELRAHKFLHASSVPKVKQCCEEEMIATHVAWLHAEAESMIENERRRDLSLLYPLLRPIPNGLTPLVQKLTQHITQQGLQAIESLQGENVHTQFVESILHVHHKYSELIKDVFKADQAFVTALDKACSAVVNHRPVPRQPARAPELLARYCDSLLKKSAKAASEVEVEEKLGRCITVFKYVDDKDVFQKFYARMLAKRLIHQQSQSMDAEESMIDRLKQACGYEFTNKLHRMFTDMSVSADLNAKFAASLREGDSEHQLGIGFVVYVLQAGAWPLGMPPASGPFHICQQLEKSIRAFEAFYHAQFSGRKLTWLHHLCQGEVKFNYLKKPYLVTVQTYQMALLLLFEHCNSIQCREAATSLRLTHEQLVKHAASLVDCKILKKSSEGELLEDTVLTLNFDYSNKRTKFRITGALQRDVPHENHDTEATHRSVDDDRKLYLQAAIVRIMKSRRALRHNQLVQEVLSQSKVTFAPSIGMIKKCIETLIDKQYIERTPNNADEYLYVA; this is encoded by the exons ATGTCACTGAAACCTAAACGAGTTGACTTTCAAAAAACATGGAACTTATTAGAAGAGACTGTGAAGGGTGTAATAACATTATCAAATGTTCCACGTGCTACTTGGAACGAGAGATTCAG CGATGTGTATTCCTTATGCGTGGCATATCCAGAACCACTCGCAGACCAGTTGTACAACAAAACAAAAAAGTTTTTAGACAATCATGTCTTCCAGTTGTTAATGACAGTTTATGCTCAAGGTGAATCAGGCTTGCTCCAGGCATACCATCGTGCTTGGACCCAATACTCGCAAGGCATTAATTATTTACACTGCCTGTACTTATACTTGAATCAGCAACATATTAAGAAGCAAAAGCTTTCGGAAGCAGAACTTATCTATGGCATGTCTTCCACTATGAATGCTGATTATCAAGAACAAATGGAGATAGGCGAGCTTGGTTTAGATATTTGGAAAAAAAGAATGATTGTACCATTAAAAAAACAACTTGTCTCTCAGCTATTAGAAAGCATTCATGCCGACCGAGTTGGCGAAGCTGAGAAAGCAAGTACAGAAGTTATTTGCGGCGTGATTCAAAGTTTCGTACGAGTAGGAGAATATAAATTAGTAGGacaactggat ATGTATCAAGAAATGTTTGAAACACCTTTTCTAGAAGCTAGTGCTGAATTTTATACAAGGCAAGCGCTTCAGTTGCGGCAGCAATCTGATATAACGCATTATATGGAAAGAGTTACGTCTCAACTTATTCAGGAAGAGCTTCGTGCTCATAAGTTTCTCCATGCAAGCTCCGTGCCTAAA GTGAAACAGTGCTGCGAGGAGGAAATGATAGCCACGCACGTGGCTTGGCTTCATGCGGAAGCAGAAAGTATGATAGAAAATGAACGTAGAAGAGATTTAAGCCTCCTGTATCCATTGTTAAGGCCAATACCCAATGGATTGACTCCACTTGTACAGAAATTAACTCAACACATCACACAGCAAGGATTGCAGGCAATCGAATCTTTACAGGGGGAAAAT GTACACACACAATTCGTGGAAAGCATATTGCATGTGCATCATAAATATTCGGAATTGATTAAAGACGTGTTTAAAGCGGATCAAGCTTTTGTGACTGCTCTCGATAAAGCTTGTTCAGCCGTCGTGAATCATAGGCCTGTTCCTCGGCAACCAGCCAGAGCACCTGAACTA CTAGCTAGATATTGTGATTCTTTACTGAAAAAATCCGCTAAAGCCGCGTCAGAGGTGGAAGTTGAAGAAAAGTTAGGACGTTGTATAACTGTGTTCAAATATGTCGATGACAAGGATGTCTTTCAAAAATTTTACGCACGTATGCTCGCAAAGCGTTTAATACATCAACAGTCGCAATCGATGGATGCAGAAGAATCCATGATCGACCGTTTAAAACAAGCCTGTGGCTACGAATTCACAAACAAACTTCATCGAATGTTTACTGACATGTCGGTCTCGGCAGACTTAAATGCCAAATTTGCTGCAAGCTTGCGAGAAGGGGATAGCGAACATCAATTGGGTATAGGTTTTGTAGTGTACGTGTTGCAAGCTGGCGCTTGGCCTTTGGGTATGCCACCAGCATCAGGGCCGTTTCATATCTGTCAACAATTAGAAAAATCTATACGAGCTTTCGAAGCGTTCTACCATGCACAATTCAGTGGACGAAAACTCACTTGGTTGCATCATCTTTGTCAAGGCGAGGTGAAGTTCAATTACTTAAAGAAACCTTACTTGGTTACTGTACAAACATACCAAATGGCACTTTTGCTACTTTTCGAACATTGCAATTCGATACAATGCCGTGAAGCTGCTACCTCACTACGTTTAACGCACGAACAATTGGTCAAGCATGCTGCTAGTTTGGTAGACTGTAAGATTCTGAAGAAATCGTCGGAAGGAGAACTGCTAGAGGATACGGTTTTAACACTTAATTTTGATTACTCGAATAAGAGAACGAAGTTTCGTATAACTGGTGCGTTGCAACGGGATGTGCCACACGAAAATCATGACACAGAGGCCACACATCGAAGTGTTGATGACGACAGAAAATTGTACCTGCAAGCAGCCATAGTTCGCATTATGAAAAGTCGTAGAGCTTTGAGACACAATCAACTTGTACAAGAG GTACTAAGTCAATC